A portion of the Bacillota bacterium genome contains these proteins:
- the secA gene encoding preprotein translocase subunit SecA, with translation MLGFLKKALDFNERELRRLRDMAAAVTALGPEISRLSDEELASKTVEFRSRLANGESLDEILQEAFAVVREASVRVLGQRHFDEQVMGGIVLHEGRIAEMKTGEGKTLAATLPAYLNALSGEGVHVVTVNDYLARRDAEWMGTIHKFLGLTVGVIVHGLDYAQRKAAYAADITYGTNNEFGFDYLRDNMVASEDEMVQRELNYAIVDEVDSILIDEARTPLIISGQAEESTDLYYQFARLVPRLRREEDYTVDEKARTVALTEEGVARVERMLGIDNLYDDSNMELAHHLNQALRAHALMHRDRDYVVKDGQVIIVDEFTGRLMFGRRYSDGLHQAIEAKEGVKVERESQTLATITFQNYFRMYRKLAGMTGTAATEEEEFRKIYGLDVVVVPTHLPMIRVDHPDVVYKTERAKFNAVVEEIERLHEKGQPVLVGTISIEKSERLSEMLRRRGIPHQVLNAKHHEREAEIVAQAGRLGTVTIATNMAGRGTDIVLGGNPEYIAKQKLRARGYASEVVAEAAERFPTKDPEVLKAREEFSEYLEEARAACAGEHEKVVELGGLFIIGTERHESRRIDNQLRGRSGRQGDPGASRFYVSLEDDLMRLFGGEFITNIMNRLGWDENTPIEHPRLSKAIETAQKRVEARNFDIRKQVLEYDDVMNKQREVIYRDRRMILRGEDLRGRIMQMISQVAKGILDTYANEKVFQEEWDLDGLADRVNRTFAPGASLVTRAELAGLRRPELEERIVGAARKAYEERETLIGPERMRALEKLVMLRIIDSKWMDHLQAMDDLREGIGLRAYGQHNPLQEYQIEGWQMFEALKESIQEDIVTWMFRVGVESGDKQPKARRYHISMSGGGQQDEERPRVEQRRVKKVGRNDPCPCGSGKKYKKCCGRSA, from the coding sequence GTGCTCGGCTTCCTCAAGAAGGCACTTGATTTCAACGAGAGAGAGCTTCGCAGGCTGCGGGACATGGCCGCGGCGGTGACCGCTCTCGGCCCAGAGATCTCGAGGCTGTCCGACGAGGAATTGGCCTCGAAGACGGTGGAGTTTAGATCGCGGCTCGCGAACGGGGAGTCTCTGGACGAAATCCTCCAGGAAGCGTTCGCCGTTGTCCGTGAAGCGTCGGTGAGAGTCCTCGGGCAGCGCCATTTCGACGAGCAGGTCATGGGCGGGATCGTGCTCCATGAGGGCAGGATCGCCGAAATGAAGACCGGCGAGGGCAAGACCCTGGCGGCGACGCTGCCCGCTTATCTCAACGCCCTCTCTGGGGAGGGCGTTCATGTCGTGACCGTCAACGACTACCTCGCGCGCCGCGACGCGGAGTGGATGGGGACTATCCACAAGTTCCTCGGGCTCACCGTGGGTGTCATCGTCCACGGGTTGGACTACGCACAGAGGAAGGCCGCGTACGCGGCTGACATCACTTACGGGACGAACAACGAGTTCGGGTTCGACTATCTAAGGGACAACATGGTCGCTTCAGAGGACGAGATGGTCCAGCGAGAGCTGAACTACGCCATCGTCGACGAGGTCGACAGCATCCTCATAGACGAGGCGAGAACGCCCCTCATCATCTCAGGCCAGGCTGAGGAGTCCACGGACCTTTACTATCAGTTCGCGAGGCTTGTGCCGAGGCTGAGACGAGAAGAGGACTACACCGTGGACGAGAAGGCCCGCACCGTGGCGCTAACCGAAGAAGGTGTGGCGAGGGTCGAGAGGATGCTCGGCATAGACAATCTGTACGACGACTCCAACATGGAGCTCGCGCATCATCTGAACCAGGCGCTGCGTGCCCATGCCCTGATGCACAGGGACAGGGACTACGTGGTAAAGGACGGCCAAGTCATCATAGTCGATGAGTTCACCGGACGCCTCATGTTCGGGAGGCGGTACAGCGACGGCCTGCATCAGGCCATAGAGGCAAAGGAAGGTGTGAAGGTCGAGCGGGAGAGCCAGACTCTGGCGACAATCACGTTCCAGAACTACTTCCGTATGTACCGGAAGCTAGCAGGCATGACGGGCACCGCGGCGACGGAGGAAGAGGAGTTCCGGAAGATATACGGGCTTGACGTGGTGGTGGTCCCGACGCACCTCCCGATGATTCGGGTCGACCATCCCGACGTGGTCTACAAGACTGAGCGCGCGAAGTTCAACGCGGTCGTCGAGGAGATCGAAAGGCTCCACGAAAAGGGGCAGCCCGTGTTGGTGGGCACCATCTCCATCGAGAAGTCGGAGAGACTCAGCGAGATGCTCAGACGACGCGGCATTCCGCACCAGGTGCTGAACGCGAAACACCACGAGCGTGAGGCGGAGATCGTGGCGCAGGCCGGGCGCTTGGGGACGGTTACCATAGCCACTAACATGGCCGGGCGTGGAACAGACATCGTGCTGGGCGGCAACCCAGAGTATATCGCCAAGCAGAAGCTGCGTGCCCGTGGTTACGCCAGCGAGGTGGTGGCTGAGGCGGCGGAGAGGTTTCCCACGAAGGATCCCGAGGTTCTCAAGGCCCGGGAGGAGTTCAGCGAGTACCTCGAGGAGGCGAGGGCAGCTTGCGCAGGGGAGCATGAAAAAGTAGTCGAACTGGGCGGGCTGTTCATCATCGGAACGGAGCGCCACGAGAGTAGACGCATAGACAACCAGCTCCGCGGTCGTTCCGGGCGCCAGGGTGACCCGGGAGCGTCCCGGTTCTATGTGTCGCTCGAGGATGACCTCATGAGGCTCTTCGGCGGGGAGTTCATAACGAACATCATGAACAGGCTCGGGTGGGATGAAAACACCCCGATCGAACACCCGCGCCTGTCGAAGGCGATCGAGACCGCTCAGAAGCGTGTGGAGGCGCGCAACTTCGACATCCGTAAGCAGGTCCTCGAGTACGATGACGTCATGAACAAGCAGCGTGAGGTCATCTACCGCGACAGGCGCATGATCTTGCGCGGCGAGGATCTAAGGGGCAGAATCATGCAGATGATCTCCCAGGTTGCCAAGGGCATTCTTGACACGTACGCGAACGAGAAGGTGTTCCAGGAGGAATGGGATCTCGACGGGCTCGCGGACCGTGTGAACAGGACCTTCGCACCGGGGGCGTCGCTCGTCACGAGAGCGGAACTGGCCGGTTTGCGCCGTCCGGAGCTAGAGGAGCGCATCGTGGGGGCTGCCCGAAAAGCATACGAGGAGCGGGAGACCCTCATCGGGCCGGAGCGCATGAGGGCTCTCGAAAAGCTCGTTATGCTGAGGATAATTGATTCGAAGTGGATGGATCACCTGCAGGCTATGGACGACCTGCGGGAAGGAATAGGACTTCGGGCGTACGGTCAGCACAACCCGTTGCAAGAATACCAGATCGAGGGCTGGCAGATGTTCGAGGCGCTCAAGGAGAGCATTCAAGAGGACATCGTGACGTGGATGTTCCGCGTGGGCGTCGAGAGCGGCGACAAGCAGCCCAAGGCGCGTCGGTACCACATTTCGATGAGCGGTGGCGGCCAGCAGGACGAGGAACGACCGCGGGTGGAGCAGCGGCGCGTGAAGAAGGTCGGGAGGAACGACCCATGCCCGTGCGGAAGTGGAAAGAAGTACAAGAAATGCTGCGGAAGGAGTGCCTGA
- the prfB gene encoding peptide chain release factor 2 (programmed frameshift) → MLSELKPALEDLVSRVEEMRVYLDVEAKKAKLAELEQRVSSPGFWDDREAAQRVLQQVSQIKGDVERWEKARADSEDLMVLLELGLEEGDESVEKEVRQGMKALAKAVTGLELSHLLGGEYDRANAIVSIHPGAGGTESQDWAEMLLRMYLRWAERRGYKAEITDVLPGEEAGLKSATVLVSGEHAYGYLKAEKGIHRLVRISPFDANARRHTSFASVDVIPEVPEDVDVEIRPEDLKIDTYRSGGAGGQYVNKTESAVRITHIPTGIIVACQNERSQYQNREVAMRILKARLFEHYKAEQEKKIGELRGEQKEIAWGNQIRSYVFQPYTMVKDHRTGLETGNVQAVMDGEIDEFIEAYLRASARASA, encoded by the exons ATGCTGAGTGAGTTGAAACCCGCTCTGGAAGATCTCGTTTCCAGGGTCGAAGAGATGAGGGTGTATCTT GACGTCGAAGCGAAGAAGGCCAAGCTCGCTGAGCTTGAACAGCGAGTGAGCAGCCCGGGCTTCTGGGACGACAGGGAGGCCGCGCAGAGAGTCCTTCAACAGGTGAGCCAGATCAAGGGCGACGTCGAGCGTTGGGAGAAGGCCCGCGCCGACTCTGAGGACCTCATGGTCCTCCTTGAGCTGGGGTTGGAGGAAGGCGATGAGTCGGTCGAGAAAGAGGTTCGCCAGGGTATGAAAGCTCTTGCGAAGGCTGTGACTGGCCTTGAGCTTTCGCATCTGCTCGGCGGGGAGTACGACCGGGCCAACGCCATCGTGTCCATTCATCCCGGAGCGGGAGGCACGGAATCCCAGGACTGGGCGGAGATGCTCCTAAGGATGTACCTGAGGTGGGCGGAACGGCGGGGATACAAGGCAGAGATCACCGACGTCCTGCCGGGCGAGGAAGCGGGCCTCAAGAGCGCCACTGTCCTCGTGAGCGGCGAGCACGCGTACGGATACCTCAAGGCTGAAAAGGGAATCCACCGCCTCGTTAGGATATCGCCGTTTGACGCCAACGCCAGGCGCCACACGTCGTTCGCGTCGGTTGATGTGATCCCTGAAGTACCGGAGGACGTGGACGTTGAGATAAGGCCGGAGGATCTCAAGATCGACACGTACCGGTCTGGAGGGGCCGGCGGCCAGTATGTCAACAAGACCGAGTCCGCCGTGAGGATAACCCACATCCCCACCGGCATCATAGTGGCCTGTCAGAATGAACGTTCCCAGTATCAGAACCGGGAAGTCGCCATGAGGATCCTGAAGGCTCGTCTGTTCGAGCACTACAAGGCGGAACAGGAGAAGAAGATAGGCGAGCTCCGTGGTGAGCAGAAAGAAATAGCTTGGGGCAATCAGATCAGATCATACGTGTTCCAACCTTACACGATGGTGAAGGACCATCGGACCGGCCTCGAGACCGGTAACGTCCAGGCGGTGATGGACGGCGAGATAGACGAGTTCATCGAGGCCTACCTCAGGGCAAGCGCCAGAGCGTCGGCCTAG
- a CDS encoding DUF5317 domain-containing protein encodes MLVDTAVASLVVGKLRGGTLSSLGGVPFKRVECIVASLVIETAIVGFGLRGTSVVRAVAPYAFFLGYVLLLYAIWENRRIRWMPLIGIGVALNFLVILCNGMRMPVSADMLDAVGMARQVASIEAGNVLTYRLIDSGTRLWQLGDVIPIGWPYPIHRVISVGDVLMAVGVFLLIQHAMLANGSPRTRLGRRAGTLGRTWRRS; translated from the coding sequence GTTATCGAGTCTCGGGGGAGTTCCGTTCAAGAGAGTTGAGTGCATAGTAGCGTCGCTCGTCATCGAAACCGCCATCGTTGGTTTTGGGCTCCGTGGCACTTCCGTCGTGCGCGCCGTGGCGCCTTACGCGTTCTTTCTCGGCTACGTTCTGCTCCTTTACGCCATCTGGGAGAACCGCCGTATTCGCTGGATGCCGCTCATTGGGATAGGCGTGGCGTTGAACTTCCTGGTCATCCTTTGCAACGGTATGCGAATGCCCGTGTCCGCAGATATGTTGGACGCGGTGGGCATGGCGCGGCAGGTTGCCTCGATAGAGGCGGGGAACGTCCTTACGTACAGACTCATAGACTCAGGCACCCGCTTGTGGCAGCTCGGAGACGTCATCCCCATCGGCTGGCCGTATCCTATCCACCGAGTCATTAGCGTCGGCGACGTCCTCATGGCCGTCGGCGTATTCCTCCTCATTCAACATGCGATGCTGGCGAATGGAAGCCCGCGGACCCGGCTCGGCCGTCGAGCCGGCACACTGGGGCGAACCTGGCGCCGCAGCTGA